A stretch of the Bradyrhizobium arachidis genome encodes the following:
- a CDS encoding methyl-accepting chemotaxis protein yields MSVVQLAVLDTASNRSLAERLIDQLADRIGGLGVELADIAGNVQEVASRVSNQSERFHHLQTTAETMVSANRDIANASQAVQSTTSAAVGEIVQSRSAVDAAVQHIAELVEAVGRIEARLGAVGSALSQVAKVSGSIEAIAKQTNLLALNATIEAARAGSAGRGFAVVASEVKSLAEGTRQATQQISDTVRDLDGQIGSLIGESSDASLRAKSAGEGAQQISGIIARVQQGIASVGLEIDGVARAATSNLGHCDTVITELSELAKGVDLSSRDLRNADERVAKLLETSEGLIALIADSGVETSDAPLIRVVVETARHISAEFEAAIDRGEITLDKLMDQNYREIPGTDPKQYLTKYVEFTDRVLPAIQDPIQKSDPRIVFCVAWAKGGYLPTHNPNYRLPQGKDPVWNNANCRNRRLFSDRAVKKVAASTKPFLLQTYRRDMGGGQFVLMKDLSAPIMVKGKHWGAFRMGFRQG; encoded by the coding sequence ATGTCCGTCGTGCAACTTGCAGTTTTGGACACCGCATCCAACCGGTCGCTGGCCGAACGTCTCATCGACCAGCTCGCCGACCGTATCGGCGGCCTCGGGGTGGAGCTTGCCGACATCGCCGGTAACGTCCAGGAAGTCGCAAGCCGCGTTTCCAACCAGTCGGAACGCTTCCACCACCTGCAGACGACGGCCGAGACGATGGTCTCGGCCAATCGCGACATCGCCAACGCCTCTCAGGCCGTGCAATCGACCACGTCGGCCGCGGTTGGCGAGATCGTGCAGTCGCGCAGCGCGGTAGATGCCGCGGTCCAGCACATCGCCGAGCTCGTCGAGGCGGTTGGGCGCATCGAGGCGCGGCTCGGCGCCGTCGGCTCGGCGCTGTCCCAGGTCGCAAAAGTCTCGGGCTCGATCGAGGCGATTGCCAAGCAGACCAATCTGCTCGCGCTCAATGCCACGATCGAAGCGGCCCGTGCGGGCAGCGCCGGCCGCGGCTTCGCCGTGGTCGCAAGCGAAGTGAAGAGCCTCGCCGAAGGCACCCGCCAGGCCACGCAGCAGATCTCCGACACCGTGCGCGATCTCGACGGCCAGATCGGCAGCCTGATCGGCGAAAGCAGCGACGCCTCGCTGCGCGCCAAGAGCGCGGGCGAAGGCGCCCAGCAGATCTCCGGCATCATTGCGCGCGTGCAGCAGGGCATTGCGTCGGTCGGCCTGGAGATCGACGGCGTCGCCCGGGCCGCGACCTCCAATCTCGGCCATTGCGACACCGTCATCACCGAACTCAGCGAGCTCGCAAAGGGCGTCGACCTCTCCTCGCGCGACCTCAGAAACGCCGACGAGCGCGTCGCAAAGCTCCTGGAGACCTCCGAAGGCCTGATCGCGCTGATCGCCGACAGCGGCGTGGAGACCTCGGATGCGCCGCTGATCCGCGTCGTCGTCGAGACCGCCAGGCACATCTCGGCCGAGTTCGAGGCCGCCATCGACCGCGGCGAGATCACGCTCGACAAGCTGATGGACCAGAATTATCGGGAAATCCCCGGCACCGATCCGAAGCAGTATCTCACCAAATACGTCGAATTCACCGACCGCGTGCTGCCGGCGATCCAGGACCCGATTCAAAAATCCGATCCGCGCATCGTGTTCTGCGTCGCCTGGGCCAAGGGCGGCTATCTGCCGACGCATAATCCCAACTACCGCCTGCCGCAGGGCAAGGATCCGGTCTGGAACAACGCCAATTGCCGCAACCGCCGCCTGTTCTCCGATCGCGCGGTGAAGAAGGTGGCGGCCAGCACAAAGCCCTTCCTGCTGCAAACCTATCGCCGCGACATGGGCGGCGGACAGTTCGTGTTGATGAAGGATCTGTCCGCGCCGATCATGGTGAAGGGCAAGCACTGGGGCGCGTTCCGGATGGGGTTTCGGCAGGGCTGA
- a CDS encoding cell division protein ZapA, which produces MSHINVTINGRQFRMACEEGQEVRLLKLAESFESRIQMLRGKFGEIGDARLTVMAALMACDELFDAGNRVRTLEAEVNELRDFRNAAAERARVTQTAVVNALNAAAERIEKSTQVLNRTVGNGIAIG; this is translated from the coding sequence ATGAGCCACATCAACGTCACCATCAACGGCCGGCAATTCCGCATGGCCTGCGAGGAAGGGCAGGAAGTGCGGCTGTTGAAGCTGGCCGAGAGCTTCGAGTCGCGCATCCAGATGCTGCGCGGCAAGTTCGGCGAGATCGGCGATGCCAGGCTCACGGTGATGGCCGCGCTGATGGCCTGCGACGAGCTGTTCGATGCGGGCAATCGCGTCCGCACGCTGGAGGCCGAGGTCAACGAGCTGCGCGATTTCCGTAACGCCGCCGCCGAGCGCGCGCGGGTCACGCAGACCGCCGTCGTCAACGCGCTGAACGCGGCGGCCGAGCGGATCGAGAAGTCGACGCAAGTGCTGAACCGGACCGTCGGCAACGGGATCGCGATCGGTTGA
- a CDS encoding DUF4164 domain-containing protein produces the protein MSDRAATSSAMTESSALEIEIATRRLMAALDALESAVERRRDADRDENELATRIQALGADRSRLADELDGALVKARKLERTSRDISDRLDAAIVTIRSVLDTGEDS, from the coding sequence ATGAGCGATCGCGCTGCCACCAGTTCTGCCATGACGGAGTCGTCCGCCCTCGAGATCGAGATCGCGACCCGCAGGCTCATGGCGGCGCTCGACGCGCTGGAGAGCGCCGTCGAACGACGCCGCGATGCCGATCGTGACGAGAACGAACTCGCGACGCGCATTCAGGCGCTCGGTGCCGATCGCTCGCGTCTGGCCGATGAGCTCGACGGTGCGCTGGTGAAGGCGCGCAAGCTCGAACGCACCAGCCGCGACATCTCCGATCGGCTCGATGCCGCGATCGTCACGATACGTTCGGTACTCGATACCGGAGAGGACTCATGA
- a CDS encoding TIGR00282 family metallophosphoesterase — MRILFVGDVVGRAGRAAISEHLPGMIRDWSLDLVVVNGENSAGGFGITEAIYQELLDAGADAVTLGNHSWDQREALVFIERAERLVRPANYPRGTPGRGAALVEAKNGKHALIVNALGRVFMTPFDDPFAALERELGACPLGVAADAIVVDFHCEATSEKQGIGYFCDGRASLVVGTHTHVPTADHQILSGGTAYMTDAGMTGDYDSIIGMQKEEPLRRFTSGIPSGRFEPAGGVATLSGVAVETDDATGLALRIAPVRAGGRLEPATPRFWLS; from the coding sequence TTGCGCATTCTCTTCGTGGGTGACGTCGTCGGCCGTGCCGGGCGCGCGGCCATATCAGAACATCTGCCCGGCATGATCCGCGACTGGTCGCTCGATCTCGTCGTCGTCAACGGCGAGAACTCCGCGGGCGGCTTTGGCATCACCGAGGCGATCTATCAGGAACTGCTCGATGCCGGCGCCGACGCGGTGACGCTCGGCAATCATTCCTGGGACCAGCGCGAGGCGCTGGTGTTCATCGAGCGCGCGGAGCGCCTGGTGCGGCCGGCCAACTATCCGCGTGGCACGCCCGGCCGCGGTGCCGCGCTGGTCGAGGCCAAGAACGGCAAGCATGCGCTGATCGTCAACGCGCTCGGCCGCGTCTTCATGACGCCGTTCGACGATCCCTTCGCGGCGCTGGAGCGCGAGCTCGGCGCCTGTCCGCTCGGCGTTGCGGCCGATGCCATCGTCGTCGATTTCCATTGCGAGGCCACCAGCGAAAAGCAGGGCATTGGCTATTTCTGCGACGGCCGCGCCAGCCTCGTCGTCGGCACGCACACGCATGTGCCGACCGCCGACCACCAGATCCTCTCCGGCGGCACCGCCTACATGACCGATGCCGGCATGACCGGCGATTACGACTCGATCATCGGCATGCAGAAGGAAGAGCCGCTGCGCCGCTTCACCTCAGGCATCCCCTCCGGCCGCTTCGAGCCCGCCGGGGGTGTTGCAACGCTGAGCGGCGTTGCCGTGGAGACGGACGATGCAACGGGGCTGGCGCTGCGCATCGCGCCGGTGCGCGCAGGTGGACGGCTGGAGCCGGCGACGCCGAGGTTTTGGTTGAGCTGA
- a CDS encoding phosphoglycerate kinase, with amino-acid sequence MAKFRTLDDVNVKGKRVLLRVDLNVPMDNGRVTDATRLERVAPTITELADKGGKVILLAHFGRPKGRDPKESLKPVAEALANVVNKSVAFADDCIGEPAAKAVAAMQDGDILCLENTRFHKEEEKNDPAFVAELAKLGDIWVSDAFSASHRAHASTEGLGHKLPAYAGRTMQAELDALEKALGSPTKPVIAIIGGAKVSTKIDLLENLVTKVDALVIGGGMANTFLHAQGVAVGKSLCEKDLAATAVRIMEKAEAANCAIILPVDATVAYHFAANAPSHAYGLDAIPADGMILDVGPQSIVRIHAAIDDAATLVWNGPVGAFEMQPFDRGTVAAARHAAERTKAKKLISIAGGGDTVAALNQAGVGSDFTYVSTAGGAFLEWMEGKPLPGVEVLRIK; translated from the coding sequence ATGGCCAAATTCCGCACCCTCGACGACGTCAATGTGAAGGGCAAGCGCGTCCTGCTGCGCGTCGACCTGAACGTGCCCATGGACAACGGGCGCGTCACCGACGCAACGCGGCTCGAGCGCGTCGCGCCGACCATCACCGAGCTCGCGGACAAGGGCGGCAAGGTCATCCTGCTCGCGCATTTCGGCCGGCCCAAGGGACGTGATCCCAAGGAGTCGCTGAAGCCCGTTGCCGAAGCGCTGGCGAACGTCGTGAACAAATCCGTCGCCTTCGCCGACGACTGCATCGGCGAGCCGGCCGCAAAGGCCGTGGCCGCGATGCAGGATGGCGACATCCTGTGTCTGGAAAACACCCGCTTCCACAAGGAAGAGGAAAAGAACGATCCCGCCTTCGTCGCTGAGCTCGCAAAGCTCGGCGACATCTGGGTCAGCGACGCGTTCTCCGCGTCGCACCGCGCCCACGCCTCGACCGAAGGCCTCGGCCACAAGCTGCCGGCCTATGCCGGCCGCACCATGCAGGCCGAGCTCGACGCGCTGGAGAAGGCGCTGGGATCGCCGACCAAGCCTGTGATCGCGATCATCGGCGGCGCAAAGGTCTCGACCAAGATCGACCTGTTGGAAAACCTCGTCACCAAGGTCGACGCGCTCGTCATCGGCGGCGGCATGGCCAACACCTTCCTGCACGCCCAGGGCGTCGCGGTCGGCAAGTCGCTCTGCGAAAAAGATCTCGCCGCGACCGCGGTGCGGATCATGGAGAAGGCTGAGGCGGCGAACTGCGCCATCATCCTCCCCGTGGACGCCACCGTCGCCTATCATTTCGCCGCCAACGCGCCGTCGCACGCCTATGGGCTCGATGCGATCCCCGCCGACGGCATGATCCTCGACGTCGGTCCGCAATCGATCGTGCGCATCCATGCCGCGATCGACGACGCCGCAACCCTGGTCTGGAACGGCCCGGTCGGCGCCTTCGAGATGCAGCCGTTCGACCGCGGCACGGTGGCAGCCGCCCGACACGCCGCCGAGCGCACAAAAGCCAAGAAGCTGATTTCGATCGCGGGTGGCGGCGACACCGTCGCAGCGCTCAACCAGGCCGGCGTGGGCTCGGATTTCACCTATGTTTCGAC
- a CDS encoding 5-formyltetrahydrofolate cyclo-ligase, whose amino-acid sequence MSNSKSELRAKALAKRDALSEKKRAAAATKLAKRGLPFELLPGTIVSGYSPIRNEIDPAPLMRKLADDGARLALPCVTARGQSLIFRLWHPNDRLMLGPLGIPEPSPAAAEVIPDIMLTPLAAFDRLGHRIGYGAGHYDFTFAHLRKTKHVLGIGIAFAAQEIEAVPALSHDVALDYVLTESDVFDFRSPEVAHSLRG is encoded by the coding sequence ATGAGCAACTCAAAATCCGAACTTCGTGCCAAAGCCCTCGCCAAGCGCGATGCGCTCAGCGAAAAGAAACGCGCCGCTGCTGCCACAAAGCTCGCCAAGCGCGGCCTGCCGTTCGAACTGCTGCCAGGCACTATCGTGTCCGGCTACTCCCCGATCCGCAACGAGATTGATCCGGCCCCCCTGATGCGCAAGCTCGCCGATGACGGTGCGCGGCTCGCGCTTCCTTGTGTCACCGCGCGCGGCCAGTCGTTGATCTTCCGGCTCTGGCATCCGAACGACCGCCTGATGCTCGGCCCGCTCGGTATTCCCGAGCCGTCGCCGGCGGCCGCCGAAGTGATCCCCGACATCATGCTGACGCCGCTCGCGGCCTTCGACCGTCTCGGCCATCGCATCGGCTACGGCGCAGGCCATTACGACTTCACCTTCGCGCATTTGCGCAAGACCAAGCACGTGCTGGGCATCGGGATTGCGTTCGCGGCGCAGGAGATCGAGGCGGTTCCGGCACTATCGCACGACGTCGCGCTGGATTATGTGCTAACGGAATCCGACGTTTTCGATTTCCGGAGTCCTGAAGTTGCGCATTCTCTTCGTGGGTGA
- the gap gene encoding type I glyceraldehyde-3-phosphate dehydrogenase — protein MVVRVGINGFGRIGRNVLRAIAESGRKDIEVVGINDLGPVETNAHLLRFDSVHGRFPGTVTVDGDSLNLGSGKIKVTAERDPSKLPWKDLGVDIALECTGIFTSKDKASAHLTAGAKRVLVSAPADGADATIVYGVNHDSLTKDHLVVSNGSCTTNCLAPVAKVLNDLVGIETGFMTTIHAYTGDQPTLDTLHKDLYRGRAAAMSMIPTSTGAAKAIGLVLPELKGKLDGVAIRVPTPNVSVVDLKIVAKRATDVKEVNAAMKRASEQQLKGILGYTSAPNVSIDFNHDPHSSTFHEDQTKVQNGTLVRVMSWYDNEWGFSNRMADTAVAMSKVI, from the coding sequence ATGGTAGTCCGCGTCGGAATTAACGGTTTTGGTCGTATCGGCCGCAACGTCCTGCGGGCTATCGCCGAGTCCGGCCGCAAGGACATCGAGGTAGTCGGTATCAACGACCTCGGTCCCGTCGAAACCAACGCGCACCTGTTGCGCTTCGACTCCGTCCACGGCCGCTTCCCCGGCACCGTCACCGTCGATGGCGACTCGCTCAACCTCGGCTCCGGCAAGATCAAGGTGACGGCCGAGCGCGATCCGTCAAAACTGCCCTGGAAGGATCTCGGCGTCGACATCGCGCTGGAATGCACCGGCATCTTCACCTCGAAAGACAAGGCCTCCGCGCATCTGACCGCCGGCGCCAAGCGCGTGCTGGTCTCGGCGCCCGCTGACGGCGCCGACGCCACCATCGTCTACGGCGTCAACCACGACTCGCTGACCAAGGATCATCTGGTCGTCTCGAACGGCTCCTGCACCACCAACTGCCTCGCGCCGGTCGCCAAGGTGCTGAACGACCTCGTCGGCATCGAGACCGGCTTCATGACCACGATCCACGCCTACACCGGCGACCAGCCGACGCTGGATACGCTGCACAAGGATCTCTATCGCGGCCGCGCGGCTGCGATGTCGATGATCCCGACCTCGACGGGTGCGGCGAAGGCGATCGGCCTCGTGCTCCCCGAGCTCAAGGGCAAGCTCGACGGCGTCGCGATCCGCGTGCCGACCCCGAACGTCTCGGTCGTCGACCTCAAGATCGTCGCCAAGCGCGCCACCGACGTCAAGGAAGTCAACGCCGCGATGAAGCGCGCCTCCGAGCAGCAGCTCAAGGGCATCCTCGGCTACACGTCGGCGCCGAACGTCTCGATCGACTTCAACCACGACCCGCACTCCTCCACCTTCCACGAGGACCAGACCAAGGTGCAGAACGGCACGCTGGTGCGCGTGATGTCCTGGTACGACAACGAGTGGGGTTTCTCGAACCGCATGGCTGATACCGCCGTTGCGATGTCGAAGGTGATCTAA
- the tkt gene encoding transketolase, translating into MTQVDQTRMANAIRGLSMDAVEKAKSGHPGLPMGAADIATVLFTQFLKYDTAAPSWPDRDRFVLSAGHGSMLLYSLLFLTGNPDMTLDQIKQFRQLDSITPGHPENFLTKGIETTTGPLGQGISTAVGMALAEKMLAAEFGKKIVDHHTYVLASDGDLMEGVSQEAIAMAGHWKLNKLIVLYDDNGISIDGPTSIADSVDQVKRFKSAGWAAEKIDGQDQAAIAAAITRAIKSNKPTLIACRTTIGYGAPHKAGTAKVHGEALGADELKAAKENLGISLEPFSVPDDVLKAWRAAGSRGAAARKEWEDRLGQLGSRKRAEFERRLRHERPASLAKAVKAYKKELLEKPMVAATRKSSEAVIEVIAGAMPMEFLAGSADLTGSNNNKAKSATAFSAKTPKGRFIHYGIREHGMAAAMNGIFLHGGFAPNGATFLVFTDYARPAMRLAALMGAGVVYVMTHDSIGLGEDGPTHQPVEHLSALRAIPNMRVFRPCDSVEVAECWELALNRVDGPTVLALTRQNLPQLRTTAPNDNPCAQGAYELVPAQGEAKATLFASGSEVEIAVAAQRQLAERGVPSRVVSVPSLELLLAQPEAKRGAIIGNAPVKVAIEAAVRWGWDAVIGQDGEFIGMHSFGASAPAKDLFKHFGITAEAAVNAVLKRIS; encoded by the coding sequence ATGACGCAGGTCGACCAAACCCGTATGGCCAACGCGATCCGCGGCCTCTCGATGGACGCCGTCGAGAAGGCGAAATCGGGTCATCCCGGCCTGCCCATGGGCGCCGCCGACATCGCCACCGTGCTGTTCACGCAGTTCCTGAAATACGACACAGCGGCACCTAGCTGGCCCGACCGTGACCGCTTCGTGCTCTCGGCCGGCCACGGCTCGATGCTGCTCTATTCGCTGCTGTTCCTGACCGGCAATCCGGACATGACGCTGGACCAGATCAAGCAGTTCCGTCAGCTCGATTCGATCACCCCGGGGCACCCTGAGAACTTCCTCACCAAGGGCATCGAGACCACCACCGGCCCGCTCGGCCAGGGCATCTCGACCGCCGTCGGCATGGCGCTGGCGGAGAAGATGCTGGCCGCCGAATTCGGCAAGAAGATCGTCGACCACCACACCTACGTGCTCGCCTCCGACGGCGACCTGATGGAAGGCGTGTCGCAGGAAGCGATCGCGATGGCCGGGCACTGGAAGCTCAACAAGCTGATCGTGCTGTACGATGACAACGGCATCTCGATCGACGGCCCGACCTCGATCGCCGATTCCGTCGACCAGGTGAAGCGCTTCAAGTCCGCGGGCTGGGCCGCGGAGAAGATCGACGGCCAGGACCAGGCCGCAATCGCGGCCGCGATCACGCGCGCGATAAAGTCGAACAAGCCGACGCTGATCGCCTGCCGCACCACCATCGGCTACGGCGCGCCGCATAAGGCCGGCACCGCAAAGGTGCATGGCGAGGCGTTAGGTGCCGACGAGCTCAAGGCCGCCAAGGAGAATCTTGGCATCTCGCTCGAGCCGTTCTCGGTGCCTGACGACGTGCTGAAGGCATGGCGTGCTGCAGGCAGCCGCGGCGCTGCCGCGCGCAAGGAATGGGAAGATCGCCTTGGCCAACTCGGCAGCCGCAAGCGCGCCGAGTTCGAGCGCCGCCTGCGCCACGAGCGGCCGGCTTCGCTCGCCAAAGCGGTGAAGGCGTACAAGAAGGAGCTGCTGGAGAAGCCGATGGTTGCGGCAACCCGCAAATCCTCGGAAGCCGTGATCGAAGTGATTGCCGGCGCGATGCCGATGGAATTTCTGGCAGGCTCCGCCGACCTCACCGGCTCCAACAACAACAAGGCGAAGTCGGCCACAGCATTCTCGGCCAAGACGCCAAAAGGTCGCTTCATCCATTACGGCATCCGAGAGCACGGCATGGCCGCGGCCATGAACGGCATTTTCCTGCATGGCGGTTTCGCACCCAATGGCGCGACCTTCCTGGTGTTCACGGATTACGCGCGGCCGGCGATGCGGCTCGCTGCGCTGATGGGTGCGGGCGTCGTCTATGTGATGACCCACGATTCCATCGGCCTCGGCGAAGACGGTCCGACCCACCAGCCGGTCGAGCATCTTTCGGCCCTGCGCGCCATTCCCAACATGCGCGTATTCCGCCCCTGCGATTCCGTCGAGGTCGCCGAGTGCTGGGAGCTGGCGCTCAATCGCGTGGACGGACCGACGGTGCTGGCGCTGACGCGCCAGAACTTGCCGCAGCTTCGCACCACGGCGCCGAACGACAATCCCTGCGCGCAAGGCGCCTACGAGCTGGTCCCGGCGCAGGGCGAGGCCAAGGCAACGCTGTTCGCCTCGGGCTCCGAGGTCGAGATCGCGGTCGCCGCCCAGCGCCAACTCGCTGAGCGCGGCGTCCCGTCGCGGGTGGTCTCGGTGCCGTCACTGGAACTGTTGTTAGCGCAACCAGAAGCCAAGCGTGGCGCAATCATCGGCAACGCCCCGGTCAAGGTTGCGATCGAGGCCGCGGTACGCTGGGGCTGGGATGCCGTCATCGGCCAGGATGGTGAATTCATCGGCATGCATTCCTTCGGCGCCAGCGCGCCGGCCAAGGACCTTTTCAAGCACTTTGGAATTACCGCTGAGGCCGCAGTTAACGCTGTGCTGAAGCGCATTTCCTGA